The following coding sequences lie in one Desulfomicrobium escambiense DSM 10707 genomic window:
- a CDS encoding DUF4815 domain-containing protein produces MSISRETFDPTKNYKRIRYHQDRDLLDSELNEQQDIINLERRKIADILFKEGSIIMGLEVSSAANVLTLALGVVYIDGHLEQVSGATLTYDPATTSGADYVYVELLKYNYGYTQDPALINPATGEPTAEREKWALSLKATDTSGQTLPNNVTERRVIPIYKFDRESGDVTPTVQEKSNLYLRDLLGTLPGSRITVSSITEDQLSFAAAEGLNSLIQNLAERTFDQAGSYLVRGFDTFIGGVDDDSVEAITNAGRAYIQGFRHQRDLPTSTLVPKSIATKSVRGEQKTFDINKRRYPVNSTPLKETTQVEAIVEITRNVTRGSVGGGEDLLDPNPVVDILEVSQGATIFQEGVDWQQSGNHVDWLGSGNEPAIGTTYTVRWTYTKQMVKGTDYVDSGWFGQANHPAAGNYFYLVTAYNATGETAFNAGAVVARATTAGEMNKLCWLPVSGATGYRVYRAATNGARTDYKRLMELGSEALSYVDDGVEEIGTASPPATNTAGLTMSPVQLELGNLNVINFGRGSLGDQPVNGSNCSLDYDYYLGRRDIVYATTTEIKRLEGAPADFPKLPIVPENALGLCSIDCPPNSTDMEIHNFGLTRITMDQIHDIIQDVEDLKYNDAQYQMNNELQNRDAQTKKGIYSDDFSNTAQSDIYHAEWDARVNEIARFVAPDRIPHSTVLSVDQAGSNASFFGSLALLPGNETVLVEQNDWSEERNINPYAVFDKPPAMLQITPNLGRRGQTGIAVTGINFTPSKSGIVLRCDGQVMASNLISDEAGRVSASFTIPTNARNGNRIVEMADGVYSARASLQINDPLVITRIERIIENRIIRVPVVQVVWRTQTIFVPRDPLAQTFSFTQNQVISSIGLQFTARDPSIPVTVQIRGVTTGLPNGVVFAEKVLAPNEISLSGETRIRFDDPFYAEANTSYSVVLLTNSTNYKVRTATLGKMGRWGIITRQTYMEGVLLESSNAETWTPLNGSDLAMKIYGYNFQSEGMIRFQPITGVQFSDINLDEYSAIPQGTGLDWEYSTDGGVTWDAMVPAEEERLPNLATRVQIRVRLSSSLSNDTPAINFRDVNLVGYLNKTTGAYLTRENELTQGVESTKAYVQMQIPSGTTLQWFASNDGGLTWEAMTIQETRPIDENWTEYTLVRTFTDNTGNKVRYKAEMTGTPLIYPRIHSLGATLS; encoded by the coding sequence ATGAGCATCTCACGCGAAACATTCGACCCGACCAAGAACTACAAGCGCATCCGCTACCATCAGGATCGCGACCTGCTGGATTCGGAACTCAACGAGCAGCAGGACATCATCAACCTGGAGCGGCGCAAGATCGCAGACATCCTGTTCAAGGAAGGCTCCATCATCATGGGCCTCGAGGTCAGCTCGGCCGCCAACGTCCTGACCCTGGCCCTTGGCGTGGTCTACATCGACGGCCATCTCGAACAGGTGAGCGGCGCGACCCTGACCTATGATCCGGCCACCACCAGCGGGGCCGATTACGTTTACGTGGAGCTGCTGAAGTACAACTACGGCTACACCCAGGACCCGGCCCTGATCAACCCGGCCACCGGCGAGCCCACCGCCGAACGGGAAAAATGGGCGCTCTCCCTCAAAGCGACGGACACCAGCGGCCAGACGCTGCCCAACAACGTGACCGAGCGCCGGGTGATCCCGATCTACAAGTTCGACCGCGAGAGCGGAGACGTCACGCCCACGGTGCAGGAGAAGTCCAACCTCTACCTGCGGGATCTGCTGGGCACGCTGCCGGGCAGCCGGATCACCGTTTCCTCGATCACCGAGGACCAGCTCTCATTCGCCGCCGCCGAGGGGCTCAATTCCCTGATTCAGAACCTGGCCGAGCGCACCTTCGACCAGGCCGGAAGCTATCTGGTGCGGGGCTTCGACACCTTCATCGGCGGCGTCGACGACGACAGCGTGGAGGCGATCACCAACGCCGGACGCGCCTACATCCAGGGCTTCCGGCATCAGCGCGATCTGCCCACCTCGACCCTGGTGCCCAAATCCATCGCCACCAAGTCGGTGCGCGGCGAGCAGAAGACCTTCGACATCAACAAGCGCCGCTATCCGGTCAACTCCACGCCGCTCAAGGAGACGACCCAGGTGGAGGCCATCGTCGAGATTACCCGCAACGTCACTCGCGGCTCGGTGGGCGGCGGCGAAGACCTGCTCGACCCCAATCCCGTCGTGGACATCCTCGAGGTCAGCCAGGGGGCGACCATCTTCCAAGAGGGCGTGGACTGGCAGCAGTCGGGCAACCATGTCGACTGGCTCGGCTCCGGTAACGAACCGGCCATCGGCACCACCTACACGGTGCGCTGGACCTACACCAAGCAGATGGTCAAGGGCACCGACTACGTGGACAGCGGCTGGTTCGGACAGGCCAACCATCCGGCGGCCGGAAACTATTTCTATCTGGTGACCGCCTACAACGCCACCGGCGAGACGGCCTTCAACGCCGGTGCGGTCGTTGCCCGGGCCACCACCGCCGGGGAGATGAACAAGCTCTGCTGGCTACCGGTCAGCGGCGCGACCGGCTATCGCGTCTACCGGGCCGCCACCAACGGCGCACGCACCGACTACAAGCGACTGATGGAACTGGGCAGCGAGGCGCTCTCCTATGTCGACGACGGCGTCGAGGAGATCGGCACCGCTTCGCCTCCGGCCACCAACACGGCCGGACTCACCATGTCGCCGGTCCAGCTCGAGCTGGGCAACCTCAACGTGATCAACTTCGGACGCGGCAGCCTCGGCGACCAGCCGGTGAACGGTTCCAACTGCAGCCTGGACTACGACTATTACCTTGGCCGTCGCGACATCGTTTACGCCACCACCACCGAGATCAAGCGGCTGGAAGGGGCTCCAGCCGATTTCCCGAAGCTGCCCATCGTGCCGGAAAACGCCCTGGGGCTGTGCAGCATCGACTGCCCGCCCAACTCCACCGACATGGAAATCCACAACTTCGGCCTGACCCGCATCACCATGGACCAGATCCACGACATCATTCAGGACGTCGAGGACCTGAAGTACAACGACGCCCAGTACCAGATGAACAACGAACTGCAAAACCGGGACGCCCAGACCAAAAAAGGCATCTACTCGGACGACTTCTCGAACACCGCCCAGTCGGACATCTACCATGCCGAATGGGACGCCCGGGTCAACGAGATCGCCCGTTTCGTCGCGCCGGACCGCATTCCGCACTCCACGGTGCTCTCGGTCGATCAGGCGGGCAGCAACGCGAGCTTCTTCGGCAGCCTGGCGCTGCTGCCGGGCAACGAGACCGTGCTGGTGGAGCAGAACGACTGGTCCGAGGAGCGCAACATCAACCCCTACGCCGTGTTCGACAAGCCCCCGGCCATGCTGCAGATCACGCCCAACCTCGGGCGGCGCGGCCAGACCGGCATTGCCGTAACCGGTATCAACTTCACCCCGAGCAAGTCCGGCATCGTGCTGCGCTGCGACGGCCAAGTGATGGCCAGCAACCTGATCAGCGACGAGGCCGGTCGGGTCAGCGCCTCCTTCACCATTCCGACCAACGCCCGCAACGGCAACCGCATCGTGGAGATGGCCGACGGGGTCTACTCGGCCCGGGCCAGCCTGCAGATCAACGATCCGCTGGTCATCACCCGCATCGAGCGCATCATCGAAAACCGCATCATCCGCGTGCCCGTGGTGCAGGTGGTCTGGCGCACCCAGACCATCTTCGTGCCCCGCGATCCGCTGGCCCAGACCTTCAGCTTCACCCAAAACCAGGTGATCTCCAGCATCGGTCTGCAGTTCACCGCCAGGGACCCGAGCATCCCGGTCACGGTGCAGATTCGCGGCGTCACCACCGGTCTGCCCAACGGCGTGGTGTTCGCCGAGAAGGTGCTGGCCCCGAACGAGATCAGCCTGAGCGGCGAGACCCGCATTCGCTTCGACGACCCGTTCTACGCCGAGGCCAATACCAGCTATTCCGTGGTGCTGCTGACCAACAGCACCAATTACAAGGTCCGCACCGCCACCCTCGGCAAGATGGGCCGCTGGGGTATCATCACCCGGCAGACCTACATGGAAGGCGTGCTGCTGGAGAGCTCCAACGCCGAGACCTGGACGCCGCTCAACGGCTCCGACCTGGCGATGAAGATCTACGGCTACAACTTCCAGTCCGAGGGGATGATCCGCTTTCAGCCGATCACCGGCGTGCAGTTCTCCGACATCAACCTCGACGAATACTCGGCCATCCCCCAGGGCACCGGCCTCGACTGGGAATACTCCACCGACGGCGGCGTGACCTGGGACGCCATGGTTCCCGCCGAGGAGGAACGGCTGCCCAACCTCGCCACCCGGGTCCAGATCCGCGTGCGTCTGAGCAGCTCGCTTTCCAACGACACCCCGGCCATCAACTTCCGCGACGTCAACCTAGTGGGCTACCTCAACAAGACCACCGGGGCCTACCTGACCCGCGAGAACGAGCTGACCCAGGGGGTGGAATCGACCAAGGCCTATGTGCAGATGCAAATCCCCAGCGGCACCACCCTGCAATGGTTCGCCAGCAACGACGGCGGCCTGACCTGGGAGGCGATGACCATCCAGGAGACCCGGCCCATCGACGAGAACTGGACCGAGTACACCCTGGTGCGAACCTTCACGGACAACACCGGCAACAAGGTCCGCTACAAGGCCGAGATGACCGGCACGCCGCTGATCTACCCGCGCATCCATTCGCTGGGCGCGACCCTGAGCTAA
- a CDS encoding phage tail protein, which produces MSDWFKDNLLGLLPPLYEHNDEAGDLRTFLSLPAGTLDELKQAIDDFPTIFDVDHCDERFLPLLARLVGLEVDGTCSPDCQRRRVREAVEIYRRKGTIPAIERDFDSLGWQGELQETFRSALRLNARSRLSSAKLPGLVFSLGVFRVLCLNQTEGLRDALVFHHPAGTRCFWLQFLLEWIEGGAMLDFGHANAVRRIVLAFLDETFVLGRSSLGSCRHLTNKQRVWELLQLTSTTEMIPEIDRAAVKVSRFQGRQNRMRLNHKALNDWRLPYTRVGEDRVSFCTPIYTGRDFEGDVLESGFGLGESHLNRKPLTHGETALRYCFRQKDFFFDTQAEPVERAEAKYDLRLPLESRYRLCFQLGRARLNEGLDLTANQGGISNLLLASTAGCDADVTLAVDRIDRWRRRGPVFRLNANTLNTRYLSNANLTGERASLEVYVDTGSLQRHRVETMKLGASPLNTTGLRLSVDRTRPLRVSRMRLNQAGFRWSRPSYHWLFRQQDLHAPTQAGFEAATNNYRATQWPT; this is translated from the coding sequence ATGTCGGATTGGTTCAAGGACAATCTGCTCGGCCTGCTGCCGCCGCTTTACGAGCACAACGACGAAGCCGGTGACCTGCGCACCTTTCTGAGCCTTCCCGCCGGGACGCTGGACGAGCTCAAGCAGGCCATCGACGACTTCCCGACCATTTTCGATGTCGATCACTGCGACGAGCGCTTCCTGCCGCTGCTGGCGAGACTGGTCGGCCTCGAAGTGGACGGCACCTGTTCGCCAGACTGCCAGCGCCGCCGCGTGCGGGAGGCGGTCGAGATCTATCGCCGCAAGGGCACCATTCCGGCCATCGAACGCGACTTCGACTCGCTCGGTTGGCAGGGGGAACTGCAGGAGACCTTCCGCTCGGCGCTGCGTCTCAATGCCCGCTCCAGACTCAGCAGCGCCAAGCTACCCGGGCTGGTGTTCAGCCTCGGCGTGTTTCGCGTGCTGTGTCTCAACCAGACCGAGGGACTGCGCGACGCCCTGGTGTTTCACCACCCGGCGGGCACGCGCTGTTTCTGGCTCCAGTTTCTCCTGGAATGGATCGAAGGCGGCGCGATGCTCGACTTCGGGCATGCCAACGCTGTGCGCCGGATCGTGCTGGCGTTTCTCGACGAGACCTTCGTCCTTGGCCGCTCCTCGCTCGGTTCCTGCCGTCATCTGACCAACAAGCAGAGGGTCTGGGAGCTTCTGCAACTCACCAGTACCACTGAGATGATCCCGGAGATCGACCGGGCCGCCGTAAAAGTCTCCCGTTTTCAAGGCCGCCAGAACCGGATGCGCCTGAACCACAAGGCCCTCAACGACTGGCGGCTTCCGTACACCCGCGTCGGCGAGGACCGGGTTTCCTTCTGCACGCCCATCTACACCGGCCGCGACTTCGAAGGGGATGTGCTGGAAAGCGGCTTCGGGCTGGGCGAGAGCCATCTCAACCGCAAGCCGCTGACCCATGGCGAGACCGCGCTGCGCTACTGCTTCCGGCAAAAGGATTTCTTTTTCGACACGCAGGCGGAACCGGTCGAGCGGGCGGAGGCCAAGTACGATCTGCGCCTGCCGCTGGAATCTCGGTACCGCCTCTGCTTCCAGCTTGGCCGCGCCAGGCTCAACGAAGGTCTCGATCTCACCGCCAACCAGGGCGGCATCAGCAATCTGCTGCTCGCCTCCACCGCTGGCTGCGACGCGGACGTCACCCTGGCCGTCGACCGGATCGACCGATGGCGGCGGAGAGGGCCTGTGTTCCGGCTCAACGCGAACACCCTGAACACCCGGTATCTGAGCAATGCGAATCTGACCGGCGAACGAGCCTCGCTTGAAGTCTACGTGGACACGGGCTCTCTCCAGCGCCATCGGGTCGAGACCATGAAGCTGGGCGCAAGCCCGCTCAACACCACCGGCCTGCGTCTCTCCGTGGACCGGACCCGCCCCCTGCGCGTCAGCCGCATGCGCCTCAACCAGGCCGGATTCCGCTGGTCGCGGCCTTCCTACCACTGGCTGTTCCGTCAGCAGGACCTGCACGCGCCCACGCAGGCCGGGTTCGAGGCCGCCACCAATAACTATCGCGCCACCCAGTGGCCCACCTGA
- a CDS encoding baseplate J/gp47 family protein: MGRASIGYINKDYESIRQELLAKIPQLTDRWTDFNHSDLGVVLLDLFCGVGDMLAYYLDAQAAEAFLPTARQRQNVINLCKLIGYRLDSPVASTTTLRFRLSAPLGKDLTIPAGTACRALLSDGEADFETVEDGLLPRGLLSVDIPARQGVRRTETFTSTGLPFQRIRLTGDVIAQGTITVTVGDDAWSEVDHFQDSLADSRHFMADLDALDISTLIFGDGQSGAVPAQGSAIAVSYLQTIGDQGNLGPNRITQLLSPVYLNGGQVSLTATNPVPATGGASREALEHARRQAPAELRSLWKAVTLEDYQALAEGYPGVAKAKVLDTNACQNIRYYNVQLAIAPNGGGMPSALLKRDLAEFLERRKVITVEITLFDPIYRPVSIDAEVYIWPGEPLENVRSRIEAALTDFFSFDRVSFGQTIHFSDLVALIDGVRGVSHMHLYAPQQDIELRHGEIPVLGSVNLDLRRAG, encoded by the coding sequence ATGGGCCGCGCAAGCATCGGATACATCAACAAGGATTACGAATCGATCCGTCAGGAGCTGCTGGCGAAGATCCCGCAGCTCACCGACCGCTGGACCGATTTCAACCACTCCGATCTCGGCGTCGTCCTGCTCGATCTGTTCTGCGGCGTGGGCGACATGCTGGCCTACTACCTGGACGCCCAGGCGGCCGAGGCCTTTCTGCCCACGGCCCGCCAGCGCCAGAACGTCATCAACCTCTGCAAGCTCATCGGCTACCGGCTGGATTCGCCGGTGGCCTCCACCACCACGCTGCGTTTCCGGCTCTCCGCCCCGCTCGGCAAGGATCTGACCATTCCGGCGGGAACGGCCTGCCGCGCCTTGCTGAGTGACGGCGAGGCGGATTTCGAGACGGTCGAGGACGGCCTGCTCCCGCGAGGCCTACTCTCGGTGGACATCCCGGCCCGGCAAGGCGTGCGCCGCACCGAGACCTTCACTTCGACGGGGCTGCCATTCCAGCGCATCCGCCTGACCGGCGACGTCATCGCCCAGGGCACCATCACCGTTACGGTGGGGGACGACGCCTGGAGCGAGGTCGATCACTTCCAGGACAGCCTGGCCGACAGCCGCCATTTCATGGCCGACCTGGACGCCCTCGACATCTCCACCCTGATTTTCGGCGACGGACAAAGCGGCGCTGTACCCGCTCAGGGAAGCGCCATCGCCGTCAGCTATCTGCAGACCATCGGGGACCAGGGCAATCTCGGTCCGAACCGGATCACCCAACTGCTGAGCCCGGTCTACCTGAACGGCGGCCAGGTCTCCCTGACCGCCACCAACCCGGTACCCGCCACCGGCGGCGCTTCGCGGGAAGCCCTCGAACACGCCCGCCGACAGGCACCGGCGGAGCTGCGCAGTCTCTGGAAAGCCGTCACCCTGGAGGATTACCAGGCGCTCGCCGAAGGTTACCCAGGCGTCGCCAAGGCCAAGGTGCTCGACACCAATGCCTGTCAGAACATCCGCTATTACAACGTTCAACTGGCCATCGCCCCCAACGGCGGCGGAATGCCCTCGGCGCTGCTCAAGCGGGACCTCGCCGAGTTTCTCGAACGCCGCAAGGTCATCACGGTCGAGATCACCCTGTTCGACCCGATCTACCGGCCCGTTTCCATCGACGCCGAGGTCTACATCTGGCCCGGTGAACCGCTGGAAAACGTGCGCAGCCGTATCGAAGCCGCCCTCACCGATTTCTTTTCTTTCGACCGGGTCTCCTTCGGGCAGACCATTCACTTCTCCGACCTGGTGGCGCTGATCGATGGCGTGCGCGGCGTCAGCCACATGCATCTCTACGCGCCGCAGCAGGACATCGAGCTGCGCCACGGCGAAATTCCGGTTCTCGGCAGCGTCAACCTCGATCTGCGGAGGGCCGGTTGA